One Arthrobacter sp. StoSoilB20 DNA segment encodes these proteins:
- a CDS encoding GNAT family protein has protein sequence MTSIEPITLTGKFVTLEPLSQEHHDGMVEAARDGDLWKLWYTSVPTPEGMAAEIDRRLGLQAEGSMLPFATRSNATGKLIGMTTYMNIDAATPRLEIGSTWNAASAHGTGTNPDSKLLLLGHAFETLGCVAVEFCTHWMNQQSREAIARLGAKQDGVLRSHSRSKDGALRDTVVFSILEHEWPAVRNGLEFRLAKYAA, from the coding sequence GTGACTTCAATTGAACCCATCACCCTGACCGGAAAATTCGTGACACTGGAACCCTTGAGCCAGGAACACCATGACGGGATGGTGGAGGCGGCCCGTGATGGCGACCTTTGGAAGCTTTGGTACACCTCCGTGCCGACGCCGGAGGGCATGGCTGCTGAAATCGATCGCCGCCTGGGCCTCCAAGCGGAGGGGTCCATGCTGCCTTTTGCTACGCGATCCAACGCCACGGGCAAGCTCATCGGCATGACCACGTACATGAACATCGACGCTGCCACTCCGCGGTTGGAGATCGGCTCCACCTGGAACGCCGCGTCGGCGCACGGTACGGGGACCAATCCGGATTCCAAGCTGCTGCTCCTGGGGCATGCCTTCGAAACGCTGGGTTGTGTAGCTGTTGAATTCTGCACGCACTGGATGAACCAGCAGTCCCGCGAAGCCATTGCCCGGCTCGGCGCCAAGCAGGACGGCGTGCTCCGAAGCCACTCCCGCAGCAAGGACGGCGCCCTTCGCGACACCGTGGTGTTCTCCATCCTCGAGCACGAGTGGCCCGCTGTGCGCAACGGGTTGGAGTTCCGGCTGGCCAAGTACGCCGCGTAG
- a CDS encoding 3-hydroxyacyl-CoA dehydrogenase family protein: protein MTVVPAIPHVVGVLGGGRMGAGIAHAFLTKGATVIVVERDHEAAAGAQDRVADAVTKSAARGTLNETHEQAMSRFSTSTDYTSFIHCGLVVEAVPEDYDLKVKELKAVEEHLSADAFLASNTSSLSVTGLANELRRPANFVGLHFFNPVPASTLIEVVLAKETSPELAAAAKNWTEALGKTAVVVNDAPGFASSRLGVAIALEAMRMVEEGVASAEDIDAAMVLGYKHPTGPLKTTDIVGLDVRLGIAEYLHSTLGDRFAPPQILRDKVARGELGRKTGKGFFDWND, encoded by the coding sequence CGTCGTTGGAGTCCTCGGTGGTGGCCGGATGGGTGCCGGAATCGCACACGCATTCCTCACTAAAGGTGCCACCGTGATCGTGGTGGAACGCGATCACGAGGCAGCAGCCGGAGCGCAGGATCGCGTTGCTGACGCCGTCACCAAGTCCGCCGCCCGCGGCACCCTGAATGAAACTCATGAACAGGCGATGTCCCGCTTCAGCACCTCCACGGACTACACATCGTTCATCCACTGCGGACTGGTGGTGGAAGCGGTGCCGGAGGATTACGATCTCAAAGTCAAGGAGCTGAAGGCTGTGGAGGAACACCTATCCGCCGATGCCTTCCTGGCGTCGAACACCTCCTCGCTTTCCGTCACTGGACTGGCCAACGAACTTCGCCGGCCCGCCAACTTTGTGGGGCTGCACTTCTTTAACCCGGTGCCCGCATCCACCCTCATTGAGGTGGTGCTGGCCAAGGAGACGTCTCCCGAACTCGCTGCTGCGGCCAAAAACTGGACTGAGGCACTCGGCAAGACCGCCGTCGTCGTCAATGACGCTCCCGGCTTCGCGTCCTCAAGGCTCGGCGTCGCCATTGCCCTTGAAGCTATGCGCATGGTGGAGGAGGGCGTGGCATCGGCCGAGGACATCGATGCCGCCATGGTCCTCGGTTACAAGCACCCCACGGGCCCGCTGAAGACCACGGACATTGTGGGCTTGGACGTCCGGCTGGGCATTGCCGAATACCTGCACTCGACTCTTGGTGACCGTTTCGCTCCGCCGCAGATCCTCCGGGACAAAGTGGCTCGCGGTGAACTCGGGCGCAAGACGGGCAAGGGTTTCTTCGACTGGAACGACTGA
- the paaK gene encoding phenylacetate--CoA ligase PaaK, protein MTQNTVAAPAASPTKATDAVLDREETISRDELEALQLTRLQHAVAYAYDRVPLYKRKFDDAGVHPTDLRELSDLGKFPYTTKEDLRLEYPFGMFAVPQDQVARIHASSGTTGRPTVVGYTKQDLANWATLVARSFRASGVRPGMKVHNAYGYGLFTGGLGAHAGAEALGCTVIPMSGGQTERQIQLIQDFKPDAILATPTYLLTIADAMAKQGIDPTSTSLKYAVLGAEPWTEEMRHELEVTMNIKASDIYGLSEVMGPGVAGEAVETQDGCHIWEDHFRPEIIDPFDHSTVLGDGEPGELVFTSLTKEALPIIRYRTKDLTRLLPGTARPAHRRMGRITGRSDDMIILRGVNLFPSQIEEIALRIPELSPHFQLEITRPEGKRMDSLTVRIERREAVSPESSTTAAHTLREQIKIHVGSSCVVDVVEPGSLERSNGKLRRIYDLRPKG, encoded by the coding sequence ATGACGCAGAACACCGTGGCCGCACCCGCAGCTTCCCCCACCAAGGCAACTGACGCCGTGCTGGACCGTGAAGAGACCATCTCCCGCGACGAACTCGAGGCCCTCCAACTCACCCGCCTCCAGCACGCCGTGGCCTACGCCTACGATCGCGTGCCGTTGTACAAGCGCAAGTTCGACGACGCCGGCGTGCACCCTACCGACCTCCGCGAACTCAGCGACCTCGGCAAGTTCCCTTACACCACCAAGGAAGACCTGCGCCTGGAATACCCGTTCGGGATGTTCGCCGTCCCGCAGGACCAGGTAGCACGCATCCACGCCAGCTCCGGCACCACCGGCCGCCCCACCGTGGTTGGCTACACCAAGCAGGACCTCGCCAACTGGGCAACATTGGTGGCACGCTCCTTCCGCGCTTCCGGAGTCCGCCCCGGCATGAAGGTCCACAACGCCTACGGCTACGGGCTCTTCACCGGCGGCCTCGGAGCGCACGCCGGCGCTGAAGCGCTGGGCTGCACCGTCATCCCCATGTCCGGCGGCCAGACCGAACGCCAGATCCAGCTCATCCAGGACTTCAAACCGGACGCCATCCTGGCCACGCCCACCTACCTGCTGACCATCGCCGACGCCATGGCAAAACAAGGCATCGACCCCACATCCACTTCACTCAAATACGCTGTTCTCGGCGCCGAACCGTGGACCGAGGAAATGCGCCACGAGCTCGAAGTCACCATGAACATCAAGGCCTCCGACATCTACGGACTCTCCGAGGTCATGGGGCCGGGCGTCGCCGGCGAAGCTGTTGAAACGCAGGACGGCTGCCACATCTGGGAAGACCACTTCCGGCCCGAAATCATCGACCCCTTCGATCACTCCACAGTCCTGGGCGACGGCGAACCCGGCGAGCTCGTCTTCACGTCCCTCACCAAGGAAGCGCTCCCGATCATCCGGTACCGCACCAAGGACCTCACCCGCCTGCTCCCGGGCACCGCGCGCCCGGCACACCGCCGCATGGGCCGCATCACGGGCCGCAGCGACGACATGATCATCCTGCGCGGCGTGAACCTGTTCCCGTCCCAGATCGAGGAAATCGCCCTCCGCATCCCCGAACTCAGCCCGCACTTCCAGCTCGAAATCACCCGCCCCGAGGGCAAGCGCATGGATTCGCTGACGGTCCGGATCGAGCGGCGTGAGGCAGTGTCCCCCGAGTCAAGCACGACGGCGGCCCACACCTTGCGGGAGCAGATCAAGATTCATGTCGGGTCATCGTGCGTAGTAGACGTGGTGGAGCCGGGCTCCCTTGAGCGGTCCAACGGGAAGCTCCGCCGCATCTACGACCTGCGCCCCAAGGGCTGA
- a CDS encoding TetR/AcrR family transcriptional regulator, giving the protein MPTETTTKRGRPGYDQQSVLRIAVDVFNRHGYDATSMGILAENLGISKSAIYHHVPSKGDLLKLALDHALGGLEAILEEPSATSGPADARLEFVLRQTIAVLVDRLPFVTLLLRLRGNTEIERDALERRRAFDHKVAALISAAREDGSLRQDIDPRTVTRLLFGTINSIVEWYKPGGSLSPEKLADDVITMAFEGLHTAS; this is encoded by the coding sequence ATGCCTACTGAGACCACCACCAAGCGCGGACGGCCCGGTTACGACCAGCAGTCGGTGCTCCGCATCGCCGTCGACGTCTTCAACCGCCACGGGTACGACGCAACGTCCATGGGCATCCTGGCTGAAAACCTCGGGATCTCGAAGTCAGCCATTTACCACCACGTGCCGTCCAAGGGCGATCTGCTGAAGCTCGCCCTGGACCACGCGTTGGGCGGCCTGGAAGCCATTCTCGAGGAACCCTCGGCTACCTCCGGACCAGCAGATGCGCGCCTGGAGTTCGTCCTGCGGCAAACCATCGCCGTGCTGGTGGATCGCCTCCCGTTCGTGACCCTGCTGCTGCGGTTGCGTGGAAACACGGAGATCGAGCGCGATGCCCTGGAACGGCGCCGTGCGTTCGACCACAAGGTAGCTGCCCTGATTTCCGCCGCCCGCGAGGACGGGTCCCTGCGCCAGGACATCGATCCCCGCACTGTCACGCGCCTGTTGTTCGGCACCATCAACTCGATCGTGGAGTGGTACAAGCCCGGCGGCTCGCTGTCGCCGGAGAAGCTGGCAGACGACGTCATCACCATGGCCTTCGAGGGCCTCCACACGGCCTCCTGA
- the paaZ gene encoding phenylacetic acid degradation bifunctional protein PaaZ, with translation MTTTAVAPETTAVATVPSYVQDAWWTPAPDARKVPVRDASTGEVLANVSTDGLDLAAVVNYGRTTGQTELGKLTFHQRALKLKELAQYLNGRRQELYESSSQSGATKIDNMIDIDGGIGVLFTFGSKGRRELPNSQVVVDGPMEVLSKDGSFAGEHIYTRIPGVAVQINAFNFPVWGMLEKFAPAFLAGVPTIVKPATPTGYVAAAAVKAMVESGILPDGSLQLISGSARTILDELDYRDLVSFTGSASTANSLKGHRNVVQGGVRFTSETDSLNAAILGPDAVPGTPEFDAFVKAVVTEMTVKAGQKCTAIRRIIVPQALTADVAAAVGARINERVVVGDPRAEGVTMGALASLEQLADVRAAVQSMLDAGGELAYGSLDAPSVTSVGGAVGVVEDGAFMSPVLLSWSNAEAKEVHSLEAFGPVSSVMGYSDLADAVRLAARGSGSLVASVCTNDPSVAQELVLGIAAHHGRVHMLNREDARSSTGHGSPVPHLVHGGPGRAGGGEELGGIRSVLHHMQRTAIQGSPNMLTAVTGQWHTGADRNFTLETEGEHPFRKSLATLRIGDAVRSGLREVKLEDITAFANSTGDTFYAHTNQEAAEANPFFPGIVAHGYLLLSWAAGLFVEPAPGPVLANYGLENLRFITPVAAGDSIRVTLTAKKITPRETDEYGEVAWDAVLTNQNEEIVATYDVLTLVEK, from the coding sequence ATGACCACTACAGCAGTCGCCCCGGAAACCACAGCCGTTGCAACCGTGCCCAGTTACGTTCAGGATGCCTGGTGGACGCCGGCCCCTGACGCCAGGAAAGTCCCGGTCCGCGATGCCAGCACCGGAGAAGTCCTGGCCAACGTGAGCACCGACGGTCTGGACCTCGCCGCCGTCGTAAATTACGGCCGGACCACGGGCCAAACCGAACTCGGGAAGCTGACCTTCCACCAGCGCGCCCTCAAGCTCAAGGAGCTTGCCCAGTACCTCAACGGGCGGCGCCAGGAACTCTACGAATCCTCTTCGCAGAGCGGCGCCACCAAGATCGACAACATGATCGACATCGACGGCGGCATCGGCGTACTCTTCACGTTTGGCTCCAAAGGCCGCCGTGAACTGCCCAACTCGCAGGTGGTGGTGGACGGCCCCATGGAGGTGCTCTCCAAGGACGGTTCGTTCGCCGGCGAGCACATTTACACCCGCATTCCGGGCGTTGCCGTGCAGATCAACGCCTTCAACTTCCCCGTGTGGGGCATGCTGGAGAAGTTCGCGCCCGCGTTCCTCGCCGGCGTCCCCACGATCGTGAAGCCAGCGACGCCGACAGGCTACGTTGCCGCCGCCGCGGTCAAAGCCATGGTGGAATCGGGCATCCTCCCTGACGGTTCCCTCCAGCTGATCTCCGGTTCCGCGCGGACCATCCTGGACGAACTCGACTACCGCGACCTCGTATCCTTCACAGGCTCGGCGTCCACGGCGAACTCGCTGAAGGGCCACCGGAACGTGGTTCAGGGCGGCGTCCGTTTCACCTCTGAGACCGACTCCCTGAACGCCGCGATTCTGGGGCCAGATGCTGTTCCCGGTACGCCCGAGTTCGACGCCTTCGTCAAAGCCGTGGTCACAGAAATGACCGTCAAGGCCGGCCAGAAGTGCACCGCCATCCGCCGCATCATCGTTCCGCAGGCCCTGACCGCAGACGTTGCTGCCGCCGTCGGAGCCCGCATCAACGAACGCGTCGTCGTAGGTGACCCCCGCGCCGAGGGCGTCACCATGGGTGCGCTTGCATCCCTGGAGCAACTCGCGGATGTCCGCGCTGCAGTGCAGTCAATGCTTGACGCCGGTGGGGAACTTGCGTACGGATCCCTCGATGCGCCGTCGGTCACCTCGGTTGGCGGTGCCGTGGGCGTAGTGGAGGACGGTGCGTTCATGTCGCCCGTGCTCCTGAGCTGGTCCAACGCCGAAGCCAAAGAAGTCCACTCGCTCGAAGCCTTTGGCCCGGTTTCCTCCGTGATGGGTTACTCGGACCTGGCCGACGCAGTCCGCCTCGCAGCCCGCGGCTCCGGTTCCCTGGTGGCCTCGGTATGCACCAACGATCCTTCAGTTGCCCAGGAGCTCGTGCTTGGCATTGCCGCCCACCACGGCCGCGTGCACATGCTCAACCGGGAAGATGCCCGCTCCTCCACCGGTCACGGTTCCCCGGTGCCGCACCTGGTTCACGGCGGACCCGGTCGGGCCGGAGGCGGCGAGGAGCTGGGTGGCATCCGCTCCGTGCTGCACCACATGCAGCGCACCGCCATCCAGGGTTCGCCGAACATGCTGACTGCCGTCACGGGCCAGTGGCACACCGGCGCCGACCGCAACTTCACGCTGGAAACCGAAGGCGAGCACCCGTTCCGGAAGTCGTTGGCCACCCTGCGGATCGGTGATGCCGTTCGCTCCGGGCTGCGCGAGGTGAAGCTCGAGGACATCACAGCCTTCGCCAACTCCACCGGCGACACGTTCTACGCCCACACCAACCAGGAAGCAGCCGAAGCCAACCCGTTCTTCCCGGGCATCGTGGCCCACGGCTATTTGCTGCTGAGCTGGGCTGCCGGGCTCTTCGTGGAGCCGGCTCCGGGCCCCGTGCTGGCCAACTACGGCTTGGAGAACCTGCGCTTCATCACCCCCGTGGCTGCGGGCGACTCCATCCGGGTCACCCTGACGGCCAAGAAGATCACGCCTCGTGAGACTGATGAGTACGGCGAGGTGGCCTGGGATGCCGTCCTGACCAACCAGAACGAGGAAATCGTGGCCACGTACGACGTCCTCACCCTCGTGGAGAAGTAG
- a CDS encoding hotdog fold thioesterase, which yields MVETTLSGASHHILTNDYASEWMGIEVLKLDDGHATIRMHLRQEMLNGFGMAHGGMIFAFGDTAFALACNPANPTPQQAANITVASGVDINFIKPAFQGQVITAVANRRASTGRSGLYDIQIYAASPDAPSNTDTQPGELIAEFRGRSRTISKK from the coding sequence ATGGTTGAAACAACCCTCTCCGGTGCTTCGCACCACATCCTGACGAACGACTACGCGTCCGAATGGATGGGCATCGAGGTCCTCAAGCTCGACGACGGCCACGCCACCATCCGCATGCACCTCCGCCAGGAAATGCTCAACGGATTCGGAATGGCCCACGGCGGAATGATCTTCGCCTTCGGTGACACAGCCTTCGCCCTGGCCTGCAACCCGGCCAACCCCACGCCCCAGCAAGCCGCCAACATCACGGTGGCGTCCGGCGTCGACATCAACTTCATCAAGCCGGCATTCCAAGGCCAGGTGATCACCGCCGTCGCAAACCGCCGCGCGAGCACCGGCCGAAGCGGCCTCTACGACATCCAGATCTATGCGGCCTCGCCCGACGCCCCCTCCAACACCGACACCCAGCCCGGGGAGCTCATTGCCGAGTTCCGTGGCCGCAGCCGCACCATCTCCAAGAAGTAG
- a CDS encoding glycosyltransferase family 2 protein codes for MITLSQRNGPAMNAGARVTIVTRTKNRPIFLARALDDIFAQTFQDFELVIVNDGGNPADVDHLTAQRADDERKRITTLHHSASVGMEAASNAGIKAGSGEFIVIHDDDDFWAPNFLESTVAYLDEPAHGGESGVMVRTEIVIEELKGDRIEPIRREIFWADMQQITLADMLKINRAVPISFLYRRELHDAVGYYNEDLPVVGDWEFHLRVLSHSRVGFLDGEPLAFWSQRPESQGHDGNSIFAKAAEHARYDALVRDQHLREGVAQGGLGGMLYLTRVLAEQEELIRDQQRRLDETGAKLDHVLERLDALNQTVISRTSVGEFLKKPLLLAKKLGGRS; via the coding sequence TTGATCACACTTTCCCAACGGAATGGACCCGCCATGAACGCCGGTGCCCGCGTCACCATCGTGACCCGAACCAAGAACCGCCCAATCTTCCTGGCCAGGGCACTGGATGACATCTTCGCCCAGACGTTCCAGGATTTTGAGTTGGTGATTGTGAACGACGGCGGCAACCCGGCCGACGTCGACCATCTCACCGCCCAGCGGGCGGATGACGAGCGGAAGCGCATCACCACGCTTCACCATTCCGCATCCGTTGGCATGGAGGCGGCGTCGAATGCGGGAATCAAGGCCGGTTCGGGCGAGTTCATCGTGATCCACGACGACGACGATTTTTGGGCTCCGAACTTCCTCGAAAGCACTGTGGCGTACCTGGATGAGCCTGCCCATGGGGGCGAAAGCGGTGTGATGGTCCGGACCGAGATCGTCATTGAGGAGCTGAAGGGGGATCGCATTGAGCCGATCCGCCGGGAGATCTTCTGGGCGGACATGCAGCAGATCACCCTTGCGGACATGTTGAAAATCAACCGGGCCGTTCCCATTTCCTTCCTGTACCGCCGGGAACTGCACGACGCCGTGGGCTACTACAACGAAGACCTACCCGTGGTGGGTGACTGGGAGTTCCACTTGCGCGTCCTTAGCCACTCGCGTGTTGGCTTCCTCGACGGCGAACCCCTTGCGTTTTGGTCGCAGCGCCCCGAATCCCAGGGGCATGACGGCAACAGTATTTTCGCAAAGGCCGCGGAGCACGCCCGCTACGATGCTCTGGTCCGCGACCAGCATCTCCGGGAAGGTGTTGCCCAGGGTGGGCTGGGCGGGATGTTGTACCTGACCCGCGTCCTGGCTGAGCAGGAGGAGCTGATCCGGGACCAGCAGCGTCGCCTCGACGAGACCGGGGCCAAGCTTGACCATGTGCTGGAGCGGCTCGATGCCTTAAACCAGACTGTCATTTCGCGGACGAGCGTGGGGGAGTTCCTGAAGAAGCCGTTGTTGCTGGCGAAGAAGCTGGGCGGCCGGAGCTAA
- a CDS encoding SGNH/GDSL hydrolase family protein: protein MATHQARRRLAALAGGLAVLGLSLGFVGSPATAAPPPSVDYVALGDSYTAGTGAGGLYRDAPCWQSHPGYVDVVAGTGRVNLLSNLACHGALLTFDPEFPSPFYNGAPTVLEQIALGQTALHNAELVSITAGAIDAGSLLALQACASPDTVGCAGTVNAIIANLPVLEAGLEGIYQTIQATAPQATIAVVGYPRLFDPANGLPVIPVENQANVNKATDALNSAIAKAVADSRTNAKFVDVTKRFAGHAANSLDPWIVLDFRLPLPDANFHPNVAGHQAYAAALVSTVKPAQLAKR from the coding sequence ATGGCAACTCATCAAGCACGACGACGGCTGGCTGCTTTGGCGGGCGGGCTCGCTGTCCTGGGACTTTCGCTGGGGTTCGTGGGGAGTCCGGCTACCGCGGCTCCGCCGCCATCCGTTGACTATGTGGCCCTTGGCGATTCTTACACTGCAGGTACGGGAGCTGGTGGCCTGTACAGGGACGCGCCTTGCTGGCAGAGCCACCCTGGCTATGTGGACGTGGTTGCTGGTACTGGCCGGGTCAATCTACTGTCCAACCTCGCCTGCCACGGGGCACTGTTGACCTTTGATCCGGAATTTCCGAGTCCCTTCTATAACGGCGCACCAACGGTTCTGGAGCAGATCGCACTGGGCCAGACCGCACTCCACAACGCAGAACTAGTGAGCATCACTGCCGGGGCCATAGATGCTGGGAGCCTTCTGGCGCTCCAGGCCTGCGCGTCGCCGGATACTGTGGGTTGCGCAGGGACCGTTAATGCGATCATCGCCAACCTCCCGGTGCTCGAAGCCGGCCTCGAGGGTATCTACCAGACCATCCAGGCAACAGCCCCGCAGGCAACCATTGCTGTGGTGGGTTATCCGCGGCTCTTCGATCCTGCCAATGGTCTGCCGGTCATTCCCGTGGAGAACCAGGCCAACGTCAACAAGGCCACTGACGCCCTCAACTCGGCCATCGCCAAAGCAGTCGCTGACAGCCGGACCAACGCCAAGTTTGTTGACGTTACCAAGAGGTTCGCCGGGCATGCAGCGAATTCCTTGGATCCATGGATAGTGCTGGACTTCCGGCTGCCGCTCCCTGACGCCAACTTCCATCCGAATGTCGCCGGGCACCAGGCATACGCCGCGGCATTGGTCTCGACGGTCAAACCCGCCCAACTCGCGAAGCGGTAA
- a CDS encoding tyrosine-protein phosphatase: MEGTPEAQQSVHWDGAVNAWRIAGDVYRMGRHEWVTQAGWQQMYDDGVRTVIDLRADRERHQRDTDPEVPEDVKARIDVVHCPTEDPDHRRFSELFGPYLKDPAQYGDYVDLFADRIAPVFKAIAASPGKVVVHCSAGRDRSGVIALMLQRLAGMSDEAIVRGYELAARGINERHRTHGAPHAHDPFLPEDELEAILEQKRAGLLRFLEGLDVLEFLKANGVSEHEVGALKSKLGSGAIAAANMQD; the protein is encoded by the coding sequence ATGGAGGGGACACCTGAAGCTCAACAAAGCGTCCACTGGGACGGCGCCGTGAATGCGTGGCGGATCGCCGGCGATGTCTACAGGATGGGCCGGCACGAGTGGGTCACCCAAGCCGGTTGGCAGCAGATGTACGACGACGGCGTCCGCACCGTGATCGATCTCCGTGCCGACCGCGAACGTCACCAACGCGACACCGATCCTGAGGTGCCGGAAGACGTGAAGGCGCGTATCGACGTCGTACATTGCCCTACGGAGGATCCGGACCATCGCCGCTTTAGCGAGCTGTTCGGCCCGTATCTGAAGGACCCGGCGCAGTATGGCGACTACGTGGACCTGTTCGCGGACAGGATCGCCCCGGTCTTCAAAGCCATCGCGGCCTCGCCCGGCAAGGTGGTGGTCCATTGCTCGGCGGGGCGGGATCGCAGTGGGGTGATCGCGCTGATGCTGCAGCGGCTTGCGGGTATGAGCGATGAGGCCATTGTGCGGGGCTATGAGCTCGCAGCCAGGGGAATCAATGAGCGGCATCGCACGCACGGAGCCCCGCATGCCCATGATCCGTTCCTTCCTGAGGACGAGCTCGAGGCCATCCTGGAACAGAAGAGGGCGGGCCTGCTCAGGTTCCTCGAAGGGCTGGATGTCCTGGAATTCCTGAAGGCCAACGGGGTCTCGGAACACGAGGTGGGCGCGTTGAAGTCCAAGCTCGGTTCCGGGGCCATCGCCGCTGCTAACATGCAGGATTGA